From the genome of Verrucomicrobiia bacterium, one region includes:
- a CDS encoding segregation/condensation protein A, translated as MSEYKVQFEVFEGPLDLLLYLIKKEEVDIYSVNLTKLATQFIEYIEIMREFDLEIAGEFLVMASTLMYIKSRELLPVDQQTQIEEEDEGEDPRWELIRQLVEYKKFKDAAAKLQELEARQAEVYPRLPITPVFESEPLPLKSEVSIFHLLNAVNTVLKRFEQRDNPREIYEDKWSVSEKIEQIVNLMALRPVVHFSELFSDATSRGEVVCTFLALLELIRLKQLVCVQPEDFGEIEIKKRGSSASAESEAAPATGEKATSAPTEPRSDSAAATS; from the coding sequence ATGTCGGAATACAAAGTTCAATTTGAGGTCTTTGAAGGGCCGCTGGACCTACTCCTTTATTTGATCAAGAAGGAGGAGGTGGACATTTATTCCGTCAACCTCACCAAGCTCGCGACTCAATTCATCGAATACATCGAGATCATGCGCGAATTCGATCTCGAGATCGCTGGCGAATTCCTCGTGATGGCCTCAACGCTCATGTATATCAAAAGCCGTGAGCTGTTGCCGGTGGACCAACAAACGCAGATCGAGGAGGAAGACGAGGGCGAAGACCCGCGTTGGGAGCTGATCCGGCAGTTGGTGGAATATAAAAAATTCAAGGACGCGGCCGCCAAACTCCAGGAGCTGGAAGCCCGGCAAGCCGAAGTTTATCCCCGCTTGCCCATCACGCCGGTTTTTGAGTCGGAACCCCTGCCGCTGAAATCCGAGGTCTCAATTTTTCACCTGCTCAACGCGGTGAACACGGTTCTCAAGCGATTTGAGCAGCGGGATAATCCGCGCGAAATCTACGAGGATAAATGGTCCGTTAGTGAGAAGATCGAACAAATCGTCAATTTAATGGCGCTGCGGCCAGTGGTGCATTTTTCTGAATTGTTCTCGGACGCCACCAGCCGCGGCGAAGTCGTCTGCACGTTCCTCGCGTTGCTTGAACTCATCCGCCTCAAACAGCTCGTCTGCGTGCAGCCCGAGGATTTTGGCGAGATTGAAATCAAAAAACGCGGGTCGTCCGCGTCCGCCGAAAGTGAAGCTGCCCCGGCGACCGGAGAAAAGGCCACGAGCGCGCCAACTGAACCGCGGTCCGACTCCGCGGCGGCCACCTCGTAA
- the scpB gene encoding SMC-Scp complex subunit ScpB, whose translation MELKFIIEAILFSAQKPLTPAELREVLVKAAEEAADATVKALKKTKEADLIAALEALAQEHETAARSYRLVCVAGAWQFVTQPEFAPWLKALVGVKARPPRLSPAALETLAIVAYRQPMTRADIEQIRGVSVDGTMQTLLERGLVEQSGRAEVIGRPALYRTTSGFLEYLGLKGLEDLPAADELRRIPIEKPDAPLTADPGLATVAPEELKLEETPADPAPTEEAPQ comes from the coding sequence ATGGAGCTGAAGTTCATTATCGAAGCCATTTTATTCTCCGCGCAAAAGCCGCTGACCCCCGCGGAACTCCGCGAGGTGTTGGTCAAAGCCGCCGAGGAAGCCGCCGATGCCACGGTCAAAGCCCTCAAGAAAACCAAGGAAGCCGACCTCATCGCCGCGCTCGAAGCGCTCGCGCAGGAACACGAAACCGCTGCGCGCAGTTACCGGCTCGTGTGCGTGGCGGGCGCGTGGCAATTCGTGACGCAACCGGAATTCGCGCCGTGGCTCAAGGCGCTCGTCGGCGTGAAGGCCCGCCCGCCGCGTCTTTCACCCGCCGCGCTGGAAACCCTCGCCATCGTTGCCTATCGCCAGCCGATGACCCGCGCCGATATCGAGCAGATTCGCGGCGTCAGCGTGGACGGCACCATGCAAACCCTGCTCGAACGCGGTTTGGTGGAACAAAGTGGTCGCGCGGAAGTCATCGGACGCCCGGCGTTGTACCGCACCACGTCCGGCTTTCTCGAATATCTCGGCCTCAAGGGTCTCGAAGATTTGCCCGCCGCCGATGAGCTACGACGGATTCCGATTGAAAAACCGGATGCTCCGTTAACGGCTGACCCCGGTTTGGCCACGGTTGCTCCTGAAGAATTGAAATTGGAGGAAACGCCCGCCGACCCCGCGCCAACCGAAGAAGCGCCCCAATAA
- the thiE gene encoding thiamine phosphate synthase encodes MKPLADCKLYAFVDTAYLHGRAPEVVAQQLCDGGADLIQLRAKTSPPDEIRRMAEKILPLTRRAKVGLVINDHLDIAREVGAEICHLGQEDFFDAGLTHVSQLDTRRAQLQIGLSSHAPAQAKRAIAAGADYIAIGPIYATGTKPTAQPVTLEYVRWAKANVTLPWFAIGGVNLRTLDAVLAAGATRICVVSAILNASDITKACAEFRKRLG; translated from the coding sequence ATGAAACCGCTCGCTGATTGTAAACTCTACGCCTTCGTGGATACGGCCTATCTGCATGGTCGCGCCCCGGAAGTCGTGGCACAGCAGCTTTGCGATGGCGGCGCGGACTTGATTCAACTGCGCGCCAAGACTTCCCCGCCCGATGAAATCCGACGTATGGCCGAAAAAATTTTGCCCCTCACGCGCCGCGCCAAAGTCGGCCTCGTCATCAACGACCATCTCGACATCGCCCGCGAAGTTGGCGCGGAAATCTGTCATCTCGGGCAGGAGGATTTTTTTGACGCCGGTTTAACTCACGTTTCGCAGCTCGATACCCGCCGCGCTCAACTCCAGATCGGCTTAAGCTCTCACGCCCCGGCGCAGGCCAAGCGCGCCATCGCTGCCGGAGCGGATTATATCGCCATCGGACCGATCTATGCCACGGGCACCAAACCAACGGCCCAGCCCGTGACGCTTGAATACGTTCGCTGGGCCAAGGCCAACGTGACGCTCCCCTGGTTCGCCATCGGTGGGGTCAACCTGCGAACGCTTGACGCCGTGCTCGCTGCGGGCGCAACGCGCATCTGCGTGGTCTCCGCGATTCTCAACGCCTCCGATATAACCAAAGCCTGCGCGGAATTTCGGAAGCGGCTGGGTTGA
- the murJ gene encoding murein biosynthesis integral membrane protein MurJ, whose protein sequence is MSQMLKSSGAMAAATMTSRVLGLVREVVYASFMGTGPVASAFKLAFMIPNLFRRLLGEGALTAAFIPIFKHKEVQEGDTEMWRAANAVVSGLFAAAGVISVLVVLGLSGALWVGKFSTETTLMLELLRLMFPYMLLVCLAAVFIGMANARGHFFVPALGSVMLNAVMIASVLVTYLPQFKDLPLEQRIFGLAIGVLIAGFVQMIFQLPSLHHEGYRFRWVTPWRDPTVREVVKKMIPGSIGVAAFQINVLVTQAYVFFVDGTKTINATFDVAVRLMEFPQGVFGISLATFLLPTLSGLAAAKKYPEFRATLNQGLNYISFSNLIAAAVAFAVAEPIVRLLFEHGKFGPDATRRVALTLQCFAPGLVLFSMNNILARAFFALNDIKTPMKVSVFCLVLNLSFAVALVHPFREAGLAVANTCSAVINTGLLLYALRRKLARLDLIGLNRNVSILFAAAVISGLLAYGVFRWWDAAFGHQALVPRLGGALLPIGVAGAAYWALALSAKVPAASEVTQLLLRKFKR, encoded by the coding sequence ATGTCGCAGATGTTGAAATCCTCCGGCGCCATGGCCGCCGCGACCATGACCAGTCGCGTGTTGGGCTTGGTGCGGGAGGTGGTTTATGCGTCCTTCATGGGAACCGGGCCGGTGGCCAGCGCCTTCAAACTGGCGTTCATGATTCCGAATCTCTTTCGCCGGTTGTTGGGCGAGGGCGCCTTGACGGCGGCGTTCATTCCCATCTTCAAACACAAGGAAGTGCAGGAGGGCGATACGGAAATGTGGCGCGCCGCCAACGCCGTGGTTTCCGGATTATTCGCCGCCGCCGGCGTGATCTCCGTGCTGGTGGTGTTGGGGCTTTCGGGCGCTTTGTGGGTCGGCAAATTTTCCACGGAAACCACGCTCATGCTGGAACTGCTGCGCTTGATGTTCCCGTACATGTTGCTGGTGTGTCTGGCGGCCGTGTTCATCGGCATGGCCAATGCGCGCGGTCATTTTTTTGTGCCCGCACTGGGATCGGTGATGTTGAACGCGGTGATGATTGCCAGCGTGTTGGTGACGTACCTCCCGCAGTTCAAGGACCTGCCGCTGGAGCAGCGTATTTTCGGACTGGCCATTGGCGTGTTGATCGCTGGTTTCGTTCAGATGATCTTTCAACTCCCGAGCCTGCATCACGAAGGCTATCGGTTTCGCTGGGTGACGCCGTGGCGCGATCCCACCGTGCGCGAGGTGGTGAAAAAAATGATCCCCGGTTCAATTGGCGTCGCCGCTTTTCAAATCAACGTGCTGGTGACCCAGGCGTACGTCTTCTTTGTTGATGGCACGAAAACGATCAACGCGACGTTTGACGTGGCCGTGCGGCTGATGGAATTTCCGCAGGGCGTCTTCGGCATTTCACTGGCCACCTTTTTATTGCCCACCCTGTCCGGCCTGGCTGCCGCCAAAAAATATCCCGAGTTTCGCGCCACGCTCAATCAAGGCTTGAACTACATCTCGTTCAGCAATCTGATTGCGGCGGCGGTCGCGTTTGCGGTCGCTGAACCCATCGTACGGCTGTTATTCGAGCACGGGAAATTCGGGCCGGACGCCACGCGCCGGGTGGCGCTGACGCTGCAATGCTTTGCGCCCGGGCTGGTCCTGTTCTCGATGAACAACATTTTGGCGCGCGCCTTCTTTGCGCTGAACGACATCAAAACGCCCATGAAAGTCAGTGTCTTTTGTCTGGTGTTGAATCTCAGTTTTGCGGTGGCGCTGGTGCATCCGTTTCGCGAGGCGGGATTGGCCGTCGCCAATACGTGCAGCGCGGTCATCAACACCGGGCTGTTGCTTTACGCCCTGCGCCGCAAATTGGCCCGCCTGGATTTGATCGGCCTCAACCGCAATGTCAGCATCTTGTTTGCTGCGGCCGTCATTTCTGGGCTGCTGGCTTATGGCGTGTTCCGCTGGTGGGACGCCGCGTTTGGGCATCAGGCGTTGGTCCCGCGTCTGGGAGGAGCGCTGCTGCCGATTGGCGTGGCGGGCGCGGCCTATTGGGCGTTGGCGTTATCAGCCAAAGTCCCCGCCGCGAGTGAGGTGACGCAATTGTTGCTGCGGAAGTTCAAGCGGTGA
- a CDS encoding LTA synthase family protein: MESNNYSDWNDLTIRRRRWLRFQGWACRFAPELVLTVIYLTYVLAQNVSQASRFAVQDAAYTHLVKLVEVAVGLVSLQLLAGALRRLLSMGRRVASALIVLALFGYVTLCFYNWKTNSALTFALLADHFHELRHAEAWVVVSDQLEPGSYLTLAVTYAGLWLIEWKTAMFRRALELGRRSWLTACGCGVGWLLLVIWGPVTLEPATLLARSAWGESFRLRQFGLTVSTKDLAEFPYVREPGIPPTAVTGPADRPHVFVIMIESFNARFVDEHAADGTPLMPHFQAAIRNGAWVEPFYGNATYTLKGQEAVLTSLPPTLSGNLANDYGEVRIRALPTLFREAGYETRFFQAYKDIDFAGTGDFMRRCGFEFIQAMDQEFTKTMDPALFWNWGIRDDAFYDRFFAWLRERDPNPASGRQNESPKPLFALLATISSHSPYDQLPRSFCEAFPQPTSKAEWYANALRLVDRGIGRFLENLEQSAYGTNAIVVITGDHGIPMAEHGVSSLQSGFFEESFRVPCLILWPGKLAPQRIEGGPFSQLDLAPTLLDLCGIQARNHCTGRSVFEPVTKPRAAVMLQSYDGLYLVARVASWKYVFHNATGREFIFDLARDPQERLNRFGESPSDLRHRLREAVGELWLYNQLLAENRIWPEADFRPRDDGHAVITLDKTQGIPQ; encoded by the coding sequence GTGGAATCTAACAACTACTCCGACTGGAACGATCTGACTATTCGGAGGCGGCGTTGGTTGCGCTTTCAGGGGTGGGCATGTCGCTTCGCCCCGGAATTGGTGCTCACGGTGATCTACCTGACGTACGTGCTCGCGCAGAACGTCAGTCAAGCCAGCCGGTTCGCGGTACAGGATGCGGCTTACACCCACTTGGTGAAGTTGGTGGAGGTAGCGGTAGGTCTGGTCAGTCTGCAACTGTTGGCCGGTGCGCTGCGGCGATTGTTGTCGATGGGGCGACGGGTGGCGTCCGCGCTGATTGTTTTGGCGCTCTTCGGCTACGTGACGTTGTGCTTTTACAACTGGAAAACCAATTCCGCGCTGACCTTCGCATTGCTGGCGGATCATTTCCACGAGCTGCGGCACGCGGAAGCCTGGGTCGTGGTGAGCGATCAGTTGGAACCGGGAAGTTACCTGACCTTGGCCGTCACCTATGCCGGCCTCTGGCTGATCGAGTGGAAAACCGCGATGTTCCGCCGGGCGCTGGAATTGGGCCGGAGGTCATGGCTTACGGCTTGCGGATGTGGCGTGGGTTGGTTGCTGCTCGTGATCTGGGGACCGGTGACGCTGGAGCCCGCAACGCTGCTGGCGCGGAGCGCTTGGGGCGAGTCCTTCCGTCTGCGGCAGTTTGGCCTGACCGTTTCCACTAAAGACTTGGCCGAGTTTCCTTATGTCCGCGAACCGGGAATCCCTCCCACCGCCGTGACGGGTCCGGCGGATCGGCCGCACGTCTTCGTGATCATGATTGAGTCGTTCAACGCGCGTTTTGTGGATGAGCACGCGGCGGATGGGACTCCTTTGATGCCCCACTTTCAAGCGGCCATCCGAAACGGCGCCTGGGTTGAACCTTTCTACGGTAATGCCACCTACACGCTCAAGGGACAGGAAGCGGTTCTGACCTCGCTGCCCCCAACCCTGTCCGGCAATCTGGCAAATGACTACGGGGAGGTCCGGATTCGCGCACTGCCGACGCTCTTCCGGGAAGCGGGCTATGAGACTCGTTTCTTCCAAGCGTACAAGGATATTGATTTTGCCGGGACGGGTGACTTTATGCGCCGCTGTGGCTTCGAATTCATCCAGGCGATGGATCAAGAATTCACCAAAACGATGGACCCGGCGCTATTCTGGAATTGGGGAATCCGCGACGACGCCTTCTACGATCGGTTCTTCGCGTGGTTGCGGGAACGCGACCCAAATCCAGCGTCAGGCCGCCAGAATGAATCCCCCAAGCCCTTGTTTGCTTTGCTGGCCACCATTTCGAGTCACAGTCCGTACGATCAATTGCCGCGTTCTTTTTGCGAGGCCTTCCCTCAGCCAACTTCCAAGGCGGAATGGTATGCCAACGCCCTGCGCTTGGTGGACCGTGGGATCGGACGCTTCTTGGAGAATTTGGAACAGTCGGCCTACGGCACGAACGCCATCGTGGTGATCACTGGCGACCACGGCATTCCCATGGCGGAGCATGGAGTCAGCAGCCTTCAATCGGGATTTTTTGAGGAGTCCTTTCGAGTTCCGTGTTTGATTTTGTGGCCCGGGAAATTGGCGCCGCAACGCATCGAAGGCGGGCCGTTCTCACAATTGGACCTGGCCCCAACGCTGCTGGACCTCTGTGGCATCCAGGCCCGGAACCACTGCACGGGACGATCCGTGTTTGAACCGGTAACCAAGCCGCGCGCGGCGGTCATGCTCCAATCGTACGATGGACTGTACTTGGTGGCGCGGGTGGCATCGTGGAAATACGTATTTCATAATGCGACGGGTCGCGAGTTCATCTTCGACCTTGCCCGCGATCCCCAGGAGCGTCTGAATCGCTTTGGGGAAAGTCCATCCGATCTTCGCCACCGTTTGCGTGAAGCGGTGGGAGAGTTGTGGCTTTACAATCAATTGCTCGCCGAGAATCGCATCTGGCCGGAAGCTGACTTCCGTCCCCGTGACGACGGCCACGCCGTCATCACGCTGGACAAAACCCAAGGAATCCCACAATGA
- a CDS encoding DUF1559 domain-containing protein, producing the protein MNLLDPAAHRYSRTGGFTLLELLVVIAIIAILAALLLPSLASAKEKARRTGCLNNLRQLGLGALDYAEQSAHNDLSATISDADDNLNYLYPAHVNTLGVFVCPSTSNRVRPEDIFYNLPDLQPQLTDLSRIAMDKRGPGTSYEVFGFMNVYGSNTTPVLVAGKMVQTPGIRKSLSSIQNYVHRNTAFGLQGTVPGPARIWLMVDADEGFVGHNNYPDPSDHHGDRGSNVVFCDGHVEWVTRANYLLSYETSQDENRTAP; encoded by the coding sequence ATGAATCTCCTCGACCCCGCTGCGCATCGGTACTCCCGCACGGGAGGCTTCACATTGCTCGAACTGCTGGTGGTCATCGCGATCATCGCCATCCTCGCAGCGTTGTTGTTGCCCTCGCTCGCCAGCGCCAAGGAGAAGGCCCGGCGCACCGGTTGCCTGAACAACCTTCGCCAGCTTGGTTTGGGAGCGCTGGATTATGCGGAACAGTCCGCGCACAACGATCTTTCCGCCACCATCAGTGATGCGGATGATAACCTCAACTACCTCTACCCCGCGCACGTGAACACGTTGGGAGTGTTCGTTTGTCCCTCCACGTCAAACCGGGTGCGGCCAGAGGATATTTTTTACAACCTGCCCGACCTGCAACCGCAACTAACGGATTTGAGTCGCATCGCGATGGACAAGCGCGGTCCCGGCACCAGTTACGAAGTGTTCGGTTTTATGAATGTGTACGGGAGCAACACCACGCCGGTTCTTGTCGCGGGGAAAATGGTTCAGACGCCGGGCATCAGGAAATCGCTGAGTTCGATACAAAACTATGTTCACCGCAATACCGCGTTTGGTTTGCAGGGCACCGTGCCCGGCCCGGCGCGCATCTGGTTGATGGTGGATGCCGATGAGGGCTTCGTCGGCCACAACAATTACCCGGACCCGAGTGACCATCATGGGGATCGCGGCAGCAACGTCGTGTTTTGCGATGGTCATGTGGAATGGGTCACACGCGCCAACTATCTGCTCAGCTACGAGACCTCGCAGGACGAGAATCGCACAGCGCCTTGA
- a CDS encoding insulinase family protein, with the protein MRLKKILCGAGVLFALASFPICAQKVPVIEKTLPNGMRLLMVERHDDPSIAGGWVAHVGSANERPGITGIAHLFEHMMFKGTPTIGTQDFPQDVEIIAAQEKLRDQMRTEETRMRAEYRAGEIDDVFKPEHRSPRYQELEKQFNELIAAQRKILVKNEFDRIYNRAGGAGMNAFTSDDMTAYFIGVPANKLELWMWMESERILRPVFREFYAERDVVFEERRMRTEATPLGKFEETFNAMFWESHPYGWPTVGWPSDIPAISKAQADDFYATYYAPQNITLVLVGDFQAGPAATLAEKYFARIPRGAKDAPDVVTLEVKQPAEKRMNAEAEANPQVDILWHTVPFGHKDSYPLSILAQILSTRTGRLYKGLVLTNDLATQTWAWQGSQKWAGLFNIGGEAKEGRTPAEVEAAIYAELDKLAREEVSAEELQKVKNNFAAAEYRKLSSNMAILMQLLQYDGLGNWHEINDAAAKYQAVTAADVQRIVKTYFTPENRAVATYVRKAETPKNPKS; encoded by the coding sequence ATGCGCTTGAAAAAAATCCTCTGCGGCGCCGGGGTGCTTTTCGCCCTCGCCAGTTTCCCGATCTGCGCTCAAAAAGTTCCGGTCATCGAAAAGACGCTGCCCAATGGTATGCGCCTTTTAATGGTCGAGCGGCATGACGATCCTTCCATCGCCGGCGGTTGGGTGGCGCACGTCGGCAGCGCCAACGAACGCCCCGGCATCACTGGCATCGCCCACCTGTTTGAGCACATGATGTTCAAAGGCACGCCAACCATCGGCACGCAGGACTTTCCCCAGGACGTGGAAATCATCGCCGCCCAGGAAAAACTGCGCGACCAGATGCGGACGGAGGAAACCAGGATGCGCGCGGAGTATCGCGCCGGAGAGATTGATGACGTGTTCAAACCGGAGCACCGCTCGCCGCGCTACCAGGAATTGGAAAAGCAATTCAACGAACTGATTGCCGCCCAACGGAAAATTCTGGTGAAGAACGAGTTTGACCGCATCTACAACCGCGCGGGTGGCGCCGGCATGAATGCTTTCACCTCCGACGACATGACGGCCTATTTCATCGGCGTGCCCGCCAACAAGCTCGAACTCTGGATGTGGATGGAATCCGAACGCATCCTGCGCCCAGTATTCCGCGAATTTTACGCTGAACGCGACGTGGTGTTTGAGGAGCGCCGCATGCGCACCGAAGCCACCCCGTTGGGAAAATTTGAGGAAACCTTCAACGCCATGTTCTGGGAATCGCATCCTTACGGCTGGCCGACGGTCGGTTGGCCTTCGGACATTCCGGCCATTTCCAAAGCGCAGGCGGATGACTTTTACGCCACGTATTACGCGCCGCAGAATATCACGCTGGTGTTGGTGGGGGATTTCCAAGCAGGACCGGCGGCGACTCTGGCGGAAAAATATTTCGCCCGGATTCCGCGCGGGGCCAAGGACGCGCCCGACGTGGTGACGCTGGAGGTAAAGCAACCCGCCGAGAAACGGATGAACGCCGAGGCGGAAGCCAATCCGCAGGTGGACATCCTTTGGCACACCGTTCCCTTCGGACACAAAGATTCGTATCCGCTTTCCATTCTGGCGCAGATTCTTTCGACGCGCACCGGTCGCTTATACAAGGGACTGGTGTTGACCAATGATCTCGCCACGCAAACCTGGGCGTGGCAAGGCTCGCAAAAATGGGCGGGCCTCTTCAACATCGGCGGGGAAGCCAAGGAGGGGCGCACGCCAGCGGAGGTCGAGGCGGCGATTTATGCGGAGCTGGATAAACTGGCGCGGGAGGAAGTTTCCGCCGAGGAACTGCAAAAGGTGAAAAATAATTTCGCCGCGGCCGAATATCGCAAGTTGTCCTCGAACATGGCGATCTTGATGCAGTTGTTGCAATACGATGGTTTGGGCAACTGGCACGAAATCAATGATGCTGCCGCCAAGTATCAAGCCGTCACCGCGGCGGATGTGCAAAGGATCGTCAAAACGTATTTCACCCCTGAAAACCGCGCCGTGGCCACTTACGTGCGCAAGGCGGAAACTCCCAAAAATCCCAAGTCATGA
- a CDS encoding insulinase family protein, protein MKAAFYFGTAALLISLLGGCRTTSPQSSAPAIATGPEVNYIKRYPEIPERPEELKFPPFNFQPPHAATYRVPLRSGPVAYVAEDRELPLVTITLSVHTGDWVEPEGKEGLTDMCGYLLTRAGTTTRTAQELDERLAFLAANLASSIGSAQGSVSLNLLSKDLDEGLAILREVLTQPRFQEDRLALYKQQSLQAMKQRNDESANIERLETGYLAYGDKFWDNRNATAASLEAITRDDLMAFHHRWFFPSNFVVTASGDFDRATMITKLEQLFANWPWTDSPPPPIPQDVTMSPAGIYLVNKDVNQGRVTMLLPGIMRDNPDYFSILIMNEIFGGGGFTSRIVNRVRSDEGLAYAVGSAFPGGTYFPSYFRASFQSKSRTVAYATSIILEEMKRMAAEPVSAEELENAKSGFIDRLPRSFASKGQIVGMLASEEFTGRYQTDPGYWQNVAARVRAVTQADVQRVAQKYLTPDRLVILVVGDKEEILKGHPNHDVKLDALGAIHDRPLRDPLTLVPMRQ, encoded by the coding sequence ATGAAAGCCGCTTTTTACTTCGGAACTGCCGCGCTGTTGATCTCATTGCTCGGCGGCTGCCGCACGACGTCGCCGCAATCCAGCGCGCCCGCCATCGCCACCGGCCCGGAAGTCAATTACATCAAACGGTATCCGGAGATTCCCGAGCGACCCGAGGAATTGAAATTCCCTCCGTTCAACTTTCAACCGCCCCACGCGGCGACCTACCGCGTTCCGCTGCGCAGCGGGCCGGTGGCGTACGTGGCGGAAGATCGCGAGTTGCCCTTGGTGACGATCACCCTGTCGGTACACACGGGGGATTGGGTTGAACCCGAAGGCAAGGAAGGACTGACCGATATGTGCGGCTATCTGCTGACGCGCGCCGGCACCACCACGCGCACCGCTCAGGAATTGGATGAGCGATTGGCTTTTTTGGCGGCCAACCTCGCCTCCAGCATCGGCAGCGCGCAAGGCAGCGTCTCCCTGAATCTTCTTTCCAAAGACCTGGATGAAGGCTTGGCGATTTTGCGTGAAGTGCTGACCCAACCGCGCTTTCAGGAGGATCGTCTCGCGCTTTACAAGCAACAATCGTTGCAGGCGATGAAGCAGCGCAACGACGAATCGGCAAATATCGAACGGTTGGAAACCGGCTATCTCGCTTACGGCGACAAGTTTTGGGATAATCGCAACGCCACGGCCGCTTCGCTGGAAGCCATTACGCGGGACGACCTGATGGCCTTTCATCACCGTTGGTTTTTCCCGTCAAATTTCGTGGTCACCGCGAGCGGCGATTTTGACCGCGCCACCATGATCACCAAACTCGAACAGCTCTTCGCCAACTGGCCCTGGACCGATTCGCCGCCACCGCCCATTCCGCAGGATGTTACCATGTCGCCGGCGGGCATTTATCTGGTGAACAAGGACGTGAATCAGGGCCGGGTGACGATGCTGTTGCCCGGCATCATGCGCGACAACCCGGATTATTTCTCCATCCTCATCATGAATGAGATTTTTGGCGGCGGCGGTTTTACGTCGCGCATTGTGAATCGCGTGCGCTCGGATGAAGGCCTGGCCTACGCCGTGGGTTCGGCCTTTCCGGGCGGCACGTATTTCCCTTCGTACTTTCGCGCGAGCTTCCAATCCAAATCCCGCACCGTGGCGTACGCCACCTCCATCATCCTCGAGGAAATGAAACGCATGGCCGCCGAACCGGTCAGCGCGGAAGAACTGGAGAACGCCAAGAGCGGTTTCATTGACCGGCTGCCGCGCAGCTTTGCATCCAAAGGCCAGATCGTCGGCATGTTGGCGAGCGAGGAATTTACCGGGCGCTACCAGACGGACCCCGGTTACTGGCAAAACGTCGCGGCCCGAGTGCGCGCCGTGACCCAAGCCGACGTGCAACGGGTGGCGCAAAAATATCTCACCCCGGACCGTCTCGTTATTCTCGTCGTCGGCGACAAGGAGGAAATTCTCAAAGGTCATCCGAACCACGACGTGAAGCTGGACGCGTTGGGGGCGATTCACGATCGTCCATTGCGCGATCCGCTGACGCTCGTGCCGATGCGCCAATGA
- a CDS encoding ferritin, translating into MTPLISKKVAAALNAQVGMEFLASLQYEAIAAWFKLEGLPHLHVHFTRQAAEEREHAHRFIKYLLDAGISLDLPAITAPQCKFKSAVEAARLALDSELQVTDSIKNILTLAQKEGDPFTQNFLQWFIKEQLEEVSSADELLQIVQRAGESGLMFVEYYLANKSEKSDEAED; encoded by the coding sequence ATGACGCCGCTCATCTCGAAGAAAGTTGCTGCCGCGCTGAACGCGCAAGTCGGCATGGAATTTCTCGCTTCGCTCCAATACGAAGCCATCGCCGCCTGGTTCAAACTGGAAGGTTTGCCGCACTTGCACGTTCACTTTACCCGCCAAGCCGCCGAGGAGCGCGAGCACGCCCATCGCTTCATCAAGTATCTTCTGGACGCGGGCATCAGCCTGGATCTGCCGGCGATCACCGCGCCGCAGTGCAAGTTCAAGTCCGCAGTGGAAGCCGCACGACTCGCCCTGGACAGCGAGTTGCAGGTCACGGATTCCATCAAAAACATTTTGACGCTGGCGCAGAAGGAGGGTGATCCCTTCACGCAAAATTTCCTGCAGTGGTTCATCAAGGAACAACTGGAGGAGGTTTCCTCGGCTGACGAATTGTTGCAAATCGTGCAACGCGCGGGCGAGAGCGGCTTGATGTTCGTCGAATACTACCTCGCAAACAAAAGCGAGAAGTCCGACGAAGCGGAGGATTGA